From the Hylaeus volcanicus isolate JK05 chromosome 4, UHH_iyHylVolc1.0_haploid, whole genome shotgun sequence genome, one window contains:
- the LOC128875026 gene encoding F-box only protein 28 isoform X1, with amino-acid sequence MVSTRQSSNMGGSNGGGPVADVADVSPSRRQQSVAMDSSYSGSSVSDPPLFSNLNLLDLPVEILEKIFSYLDYNTVAHLRPVCHQMDRVCGSILNSTFQKLQAQMLSRFQAIKAQMPRRESARRNHPLACESDIIETLHMRLTLLQMSFGKHIERKHCCFFPGEILDEVYRILHYIKVTPKLARPYKVTDELFDLSTMAMEYFKERIEPTLPEIPYFGADFLDIAGTFSSSSNVSKPFICLDSTPLNVGSGKGGSNSGEEGSPPHSSDDPVLLESNVSPPQSNMVLRKRIRKIKQGMKRYNSQLTLMRRDLRSCKAKIAEQQKQIVEYATRLDDNDKKNEETSRKFSTLLQVFTKELNKCKTELQYWRSKSPAIPVCVVCGQSILVPSEDIQVLTNQGVLPETLDEGLDFIPIADAQSPTEVAPQPVVTQPSSPPPTVEMAPPKAPVPSLSTKRKSTTEDTPNDAAKKPRRATKSRQVKRSKI; translated from the exons ATGGTATCGACTCGTCAGTCTAGTAATATGGGAGGAAGTAACGGGGGTGGGCCAGTTGCTGATGTCGCAGATGTGAGTCCCTCCAGAAGGCAACAATCTGTGGCAATGGATAGCTCTTATAGCGGATCCTCTGTTTCGGATCCACCTCTCTTTAGCAACTTGAATCTTCTTGACTTACCAGTTGAAATTCTCGAGAAGATTTTCAGCTATTTGGACTATAACACTGTAGCTCATTTACGTCCG GTTTGTCATCAAATGGATCGCGTTTGCGGATCGATATTAAACTCAACATTTCAGAAGCTTCAGGCACAAATGTTGAGTCGTTTCCAAGCAATTAAAGCACAGATGCCAAGACGCGAATCCGCACGGCGCAATCATCCCTTAGCCTGCGAATCAGATATAATTGAAACCCTTCACATGCGACTTACTTTACTTCAAATGAGTTTTGGCAAGCACATTGAACGTAAACATTGTTGTTTTTTTCCTGGCGAG ATTTTAGATGAGGTTTATCGCATTTTACATTACATAAAAGTTACCCCAAAATTAGCAAGACCATACAAAGTTACAGatgaattatttgatttaaGTACCATGGCTATGGAGTACTTTAAGGAACGCATCGAACCAACGCTACCAGAAATTCCTTACTTTGGAGCCGATTTTCTAGATATCGCTGGAACATTCTCCt CTTCTAGTAACGTGAGCAAACCGTTTATATGCCTGGACTCAACGCCTCTGAACGTTGGAAGCGGTAAGGGAGGAAGCAATAGCGGAGAAGAAGGATCTCCACCGCATTCTTCGGACGATCCTGTTCTCCTAGAGTCCAATGTATCGCCTCCACAATCGAACATGGTTTTGCGAAAACGTATTCGCAAAATCAAACAGGGCATGAAACGATACAATAGTCAGTTAACATTAATGCGTAGAGATTTGAGGAGTTGCAAGGCAAAAATAGCCGAACAACAAAAACAGATCGTTGAATACGCCACGCGTCTCGATGATAACGATAAGAAGAACGAGGAGACCTCGCGTAAATTTAGCACACTCCTACAGGTATTTACTAAG GAATTGAACAAGTGTAAAACGGAGCTCCAGTATTGGCGATCCAAATCACCAGCGATACCAGTATGCGTGGTTTGCGGTCAGTCTATATTAGTACCGTCGGAGGATATACAGGTTCTAACCAATCAAGGTGTACTACCCGAGACGCTCGATGAAGGATTGGACTTCATTCCTATAGCAGACGCGCAAAGTCCTACCGAGGTGGCTCCACAGCCAGTAGTTACTCAGCCTTCATCGCCACCACCCACCGTGGAAATGGCACCACCGAAGGCACCCGTGCCTTCGCTATCCACGAAACGGAAATCCACTACGGAAGATACACCAAACGACGCCGCAAAGAAACCTCGTCGCGCTACCAAGTCGCGTCAGGTCAAACGTTCAAAGATCTAA
- the LOC128874918 gene encoding 4-hydroxybutyrate coenzyme A transferase-like isoform X1 has product MAALKGIINLSRTLKTMTSTSRPCCFQMSKKTYFTYVNEPSMPIPGKEPCWLKTADEAIEQAELDSDQVVFVQGAAATPVESLRAMTDYGVRCDVRNVRLYHMHLEGAAPFAKPENAKHFRSISLFIGGNVRAAVQAGTADCVPIFLHEIPRLFKEGHIKPDIALIQVSPPDENGYCSLGTSVDCVRSAVSNSKYIVALVNKHMPRTFGDAIIHVSHLDFAVEHHMPLPMHPVKAPSKEEQQIGKNIAENLVVDGATLQMGIGSIPDAVLSALGNHKDLGIHSEMFSDGVVDLVHKGCVTNNRKKMHKGRIVGSFCVGSQKLYDFMNNNPFIEMLVVDYVNDPKVVAKQPNMTAINSCIEVDITGQICSDSIGTRMYSGFGGQMDFIMGAAISEDRCGMPIIALQSATSKGESKIQPVLKSGAGVVTNRAVARYVVTEHGIASLFGKSLQQRAYELIQVAHPDHREVLEKAAFERLKVMPAP; this is encoded by the exons ATGGCTGCCTTGAAAGGGATAATCAACCTGTCGAGAACTCTTAAAACGATGACGTCTACGTCTCGGCCCTGTTGTTTTCAAATGTCGAAGAAGACCTACTTCACGTACGTGAACGAGCCTTCAATGCCAATACCAGGCAAGGAACCTTGTTGGCTTAAAACCGCCGACGAGGCCATCGAACAGGCAGAGCTAGATTCAG ATCAGGTGGTGTTCGTTCAGGGAGCAGCAGCAACACCTGTTGAATCTTTAAGAGCAATGACTGACTATGGTGTCCGATGCGATGTGAGAAACGTGCGATTGTATCATATGCATCTCGAGGGTGCTGCTCCATTTGCAAAACCAGAAAACGCAA AACATTTCAGGTCTATTAGCTTGTTCATCGGCGGCAATGTGAGAGCAGCTGTTCAAGCTGGAACCGCGGACTGCGTTCCGATTTTCCTGCACGAGATTCCACGATTATTCAAGGAGGGACACATCAAGCCTGATATCGCCCTTATCCAAGTTTCTCCTCCCGATGAGAACGGATACTGTTCGCTTGGTACCAGCGTGGATTGCGTGAGGTCTGCCGTGAGCAATTCCAAATACATCGTAg CGTTGGTAAACAAACACATGCCAAGGACATTCGGCGACGCTATCATTCACGTTAGCCATTTGGACTTCGCCGTGGAGCATCACATGCCGCTACCCATGCATCCTGTAAAAGCGCCGTCGAAGGAAGAGCAGCAAATCGGTAAAAATATCGCAGAGAATTTAGTAGTGGATGGAGCCACGTTGCAAATGGGTATCGGTAGCATACCGGACGCAGTGCTGTCTGCGCTGGGAAATCACAAAGATCTTGGAATTCATAGCGAAATGTTCAGCGACGGCGTGGTCGACCTTGTACATAAAGGATGCGTCACGAATAATAGGAAGAAGATGCACAAGGGTCGAATCGTCGGGTCGTTCTGCGTTGGCTCTCAAAAGTTGTACGATTTCATGAACAATAATCCGTTCATAG AGATGCTAGTGGTGGACTACGTGAACGATCCGAAAGTAGTAGCTAAGCAACCGAACATGACAGCCATTAACTCGTGTATCGAGGTTGATATTACTGGACAAATCTGCTCCGACAGTATAGGAACTAGAATGTACTCTGGATTCGGAGGACAAATGGACTTCATCATGGGCGCAGCTATTAGCGAGGATCGCTGTGGAATGCCCATTATTGCGTTACAATCCGCTACCTCGAAGGGTGAGAGCAAGATTCAGCCTGTGCTCAAGTCAG gcgCTGGTGTCGTTACGAACAGAGCAGTCGCCCGCTATGTCGTCACGGAACATGGAATTGCcagtttatttggaaaaagtCTTCAACAACGAGCATACGAACTAATTCAAGTCGCTCATCCCGATCACAGAGAGGTTCTGGAGAAAGCAGCATTTGAACGTCTGAAGGTTATGCCAGCGCCATAA
- the LOC128874917 gene encoding 4-hydroxybutyrate coenzyme A transferase-like isoform X2: MFCINFRRNVESAFGKFTPKRPFNMCGLKYIREPLNPLKRCPRWVCVEDAVKIINSEHLVFIQGGAATPLELIRAMTEHGVCNNLRGVRLLHMALEGDAPFASPEFQKHFRSVSFYIGANLREAVNEGRADYIPIFHHEVPKLFYERRIIPDVALIHVSVPDARGFCSLGVSVDCTRAALSSAKVIVAQVNEHMPRAFGDTVIHSSHIDWAVKYDCPLPCVASTPPNEIELEIGKIIAQRLVDDGATLQLGIGNIPDAVLCSLGNHKDLGVHTEIMGDTMVDLAERGNISNKMKVKHRGRMVASMAIGTKRVYDFLHNNPFVEMLTVNYVSDPRVISQQPKMTTINPCIEMDLTGQVCSDSLGCKMYSGFGGQLDFTRGAAMGQDGRGKAIIAFPSVTSKGESKIQPVLKVGGGVVVTRGHAHYIVTEHGIAQLFGKTLRQRANALIQIAHPDHRECLEKAAFERLKANPTKYL, translated from the exons atgttttgtattaattttcgtcGAAACGTCGAGTCAGCGTTCGGTAAATTCACACCGAAAAGACCGTTTAATATGTGTGGCTTAAAATACATACGAGAACCATTGAATCCGTTGAAACGATGTCCACGATGGGTTTGTGTAGAAGATGCGgtaaaaatcataaattcaG AGCACTTGGTTTTTATACAAGGAGGCGCAGCAACGCCTCTAGAATTAATCCGTGCTATGACCGAACATGGTGTTTGCAATAATCTCCGCGGAGTAAGATTGCTCCATATGGCTCTTGAAGGAGACGCGCCTTTCGCAAGTCCTGAATTTCAGA AGCACTTCAGGTCCGTAAGTTTTTACATTGGAGCTAATCTCCGTGAAGCTGTTAATGAGGGTAGAGCAGATTACATACCAATTTTTCATCACGAAGTGCCCAAGCTTTTTTATGAAAGAAGAATCATCCCTGATGTCGCTCTGATTCACGTCAGTGTACCAGACGCACGTGGCTTTTGTTCCCTAGGCGTAAGCGTAGATTGCACGCGTGCTGCGCTGAGTTCGGCAAAAGTTATCGTTG CTCAAGTCAACGAGCACATGCCAAGAGCGTTTGGGGATACGGTCATTCATTCCAGCCACATCGATTGGGCCGTGAAGTACGATTGTCCCTTGCCATGCGTAGCCAGTACTCCCCCAAATGAAATCGAACTGGAAATTGGCAAGATTATAGCGCAAAGGCTAGTAGACGACGGAGCGACCTTGCAACTCGGTATAGGCAATATACCTGACGCTGTTCTCTGTTCCCTCGGCAATCACAAAGATCTAGGTGTTCATACTGAGATAATGGGTGACACGATGGTGGATCTAGCCGAGCGCGGAAACatctcgaataaaatgaaagttaaACATAGGGGTCGTATGGTCGCGTCCATGGCGATTGGTACCAAAAGGGTATACGACTTTTTACACAATAATCCATTTGTAG AAATGCTTACGGTGAACTACGTGAGCGATCCTCGAGTAATATCGCAACAACCGAAAATGACTACTATTAATCCCTGCATAGAAATGGATCTTACTGGTCAGGTATGTTCAGACAGTTTAGGCTGTAAAATGTACTCAGGTTTCGGCGGACAGCTCGACTTCACACGTGGTGCTGCGATGGGCCAAGACGGCCGAGGGAAAGCTATAATCGCGTTTCCCTCGGTTACTAGCAAGGGAGAGAGTAAAATCCAACCTGTACTTAAAGTTG GTGGTGGAGTTGTAGTAACCAGAGGCCACGCGCATTACATAGTTACAGAGCATGGAATAGCTCAACTCTTCGGTAAAACGTTGCG
- the LOC128875026 gene encoding F-box only protein 28 isoform X2 — MVSTRQSSNMGGSNGGGPVADVADVSPSRRQQSVAMDSSYSGSSVSDPPLFSNLNLLDLPVEILEKIFSYLDYNTVAHLRPVCHQMDRVCGSILNSTFQKLQAQMLSRFQAIKAQMPRRESARRNHPLACESDIIETLHMRLTLLQMSFGKHIERKHCCFFPGEILDEVYRILHYIKVTPKLARPYKVTDELFDLSTMAMEYFKERIEPTLPEIPYFGADFLDIAGTFSSSSNVSKPFICLDSTPLNVGSGKGGSNSGEEGSPPHSSDDPVLLESNVSPPQSNMVLRKRIRKIKQGMKRYNSQLTLMRRDLRSCKAKIAEQQKQIVEYATRLDDNDKKNEETSRKFSTLLQELNKCKTELQYWRSKSPAIPVCVVCGQSILVPSEDIQVLTNQGVLPETLDEGLDFIPIADAQSPTEVAPQPVVTQPSSPPPTVEMAPPKAPVPSLSTKRKSTTEDTPNDAAKKPRRATKSRQVKRSKI; from the exons ATGGTATCGACTCGTCAGTCTAGTAATATGGGAGGAAGTAACGGGGGTGGGCCAGTTGCTGATGTCGCAGATGTGAGTCCCTCCAGAAGGCAACAATCTGTGGCAATGGATAGCTCTTATAGCGGATCCTCTGTTTCGGATCCACCTCTCTTTAGCAACTTGAATCTTCTTGACTTACCAGTTGAAATTCTCGAGAAGATTTTCAGCTATTTGGACTATAACACTGTAGCTCATTTACGTCCG GTTTGTCATCAAATGGATCGCGTTTGCGGATCGATATTAAACTCAACATTTCAGAAGCTTCAGGCACAAATGTTGAGTCGTTTCCAAGCAATTAAAGCACAGATGCCAAGACGCGAATCCGCACGGCGCAATCATCCCTTAGCCTGCGAATCAGATATAATTGAAACCCTTCACATGCGACTTACTTTACTTCAAATGAGTTTTGGCAAGCACATTGAACGTAAACATTGTTGTTTTTTTCCTGGCGAG ATTTTAGATGAGGTTTATCGCATTTTACATTACATAAAAGTTACCCCAAAATTAGCAAGACCATACAAAGTTACAGatgaattatttgatttaaGTACCATGGCTATGGAGTACTTTAAGGAACGCATCGAACCAACGCTACCAGAAATTCCTTACTTTGGAGCCGATTTTCTAGATATCGCTGGAACATTCTCCt CTTCTAGTAACGTGAGCAAACCGTTTATATGCCTGGACTCAACGCCTCTGAACGTTGGAAGCGGTAAGGGAGGAAGCAATAGCGGAGAAGAAGGATCTCCACCGCATTCTTCGGACGATCCTGTTCTCCTAGAGTCCAATGTATCGCCTCCACAATCGAACATGGTTTTGCGAAAACGTATTCGCAAAATCAAACAGGGCATGAAACGATACAATAGTCAGTTAACATTAATGCGTAGAGATTTGAGGAGTTGCAAGGCAAAAATAGCCGAACAACAAAAACAGATCGTTGAATACGCCACGCGTCTCGATGATAACGATAAGAAGAACGAGGAGACCTCGCGTAAATTTAGCACACTCCTACAG GAATTGAACAAGTGTAAAACGGAGCTCCAGTATTGGCGATCCAAATCACCAGCGATACCAGTATGCGTGGTTTGCGGTCAGTCTATATTAGTACCGTCGGAGGATATACAGGTTCTAACCAATCAAGGTGTACTACCCGAGACGCTCGATGAAGGATTGGACTTCATTCCTATAGCAGACGCGCAAAGTCCTACCGAGGTGGCTCCACAGCCAGTAGTTACTCAGCCTTCATCGCCACCACCCACCGTGGAAATGGCACCACCGAAGGCACCCGTGCCTTCGCTATCCACGAAACGGAAATCCACTACGGAAGATACACCAAACGACGCCGCAAAGAAACCTCGTCGCGCTACCAAGTCGCGTCAGGTCAAACGTTCAAAGATCTAA
- the LOC128874918 gene encoding 4-hydroxybutyrate coenzyme A transferase-like isoform X2: MRCEKRAIVSYASRGCCSICKTRKRKSISLFIGGNVRAAVQAGTADCVPIFLHEIPRLFKEGHIKPDIALIQVSPPDENGYCSLGTSVDCVRSAVSNSKYIVALVNKHMPRTFGDAIIHVSHLDFAVEHHMPLPMHPVKAPSKEEQQIGKNIAENLVVDGATLQMGIGSIPDAVLSALGNHKDLGIHSEMFSDGVVDLVHKGCVTNNRKKMHKGRIVGSFCVGSQKLYDFMNNNPFIEMLVVDYVNDPKVVAKQPNMTAINSCIEVDITGQICSDSIGTRMYSGFGGQMDFIMGAAISEDRCGMPIIALQSATSKGESKIQPVLKSGAGVVTNRAVARYVVTEHGIASLFGKSLQQRAYELIQVAHPDHREVLEKAAFERLKVMPAP; encoded by the exons ATGCGATGTGAGAAACGTGCGATTGTATCATATGCATCTCGAGGGTGCTGCTCCATTTGCAAAACCAGAAAACGCAA GTCTATTAGCTTGTTCATCGGCGGCAATGTGAGAGCAGCTGTTCAAGCTGGAACCGCGGACTGCGTTCCGATTTTCCTGCACGAGATTCCACGATTATTCAAGGAGGGACACATCAAGCCTGATATCGCCCTTATCCAAGTTTCTCCTCCCGATGAGAACGGATACTGTTCGCTTGGTACCAGCGTGGATTGCGTGAGGTCTGCCGTGAGCAATTCCAAATACATCGTAg CGTTGGTAAACAAACACATGCCAAGGACATTCGGCGACGCTATCATTCACGTTAGCCATTTGGACTTCGCCGTGGAGCATCACATGCCGCTACCCATGCATCCTGTAAAAGCGCCGTCGAAGGAAGAGCAGCAAATCGGTAAAAATATCGCAGAGAATTTAGTAGTGGATGGAGCCACGTTGCAAATGGGTATCGGTAGCATACCGGACGCAGTGCTGTCTGCGCTGGGAAATCACAAAGATCTTGGAATTCATAGCGAAATGTTCAGCGACGGCGTGGTCGACCTTGTACATAAAGGATGCGTCACGAATAATAGGAAGAAGATGCACAAGGGTCGAATCGTCGGGTCGTTCTGCGTTGGCTCTCAAAAGTTGTACGATTTCATGAACAATAATCCGTTCATAG AGATGCTAGTGGTGGACTACGTGAACGATCCGAAAGTAGTAGCTAAGCAACCGAACATGACAGCCATTAACTCGTGTATCGAGGTTGATATTACTGGACAAATCTGCTCCGACAGTATAGGAACTAGAATGTACTCTGGATTCGGAGGACAAATGGACTTCATCATGGGCGCAGCTATTAGCGAGGATCGCTGTGGAATGCCCATTATTGCGTTACAATCCGCTACCTCGAAGGGTGAGAGCAAGATTCAGCCTGTGCTCAAGTCAG gcgCTGGTGTCGTTACGAACAGAGCAGTCGCCCGCTATGTCGTCACGGAACATGGAATTGCcagtttatttggaaaaagtCTTCAACAACGAGCATACGAACTAATTCAAGTCGCTCATCCCGATCACAGAGAGGTTCTGGAGAAAGCAGCATTTGAACGTCTGAAGGTTATGCCAGCGCCATAA
- the LOC128874917 gene encoding 4-hydroxybutyrate coenzyme A transferase-like isoform X1 has product MFCINFRRNVESAFGKFTPKRPFNMCGLKYIREPLNPLKRCPRWVCVEDAVKIINSEHLVFIQGGAATPLELIRAMTEHGVCNNLRGVRLLHMALEGDAPFASPEFQKHFRSVSFYIGANLREAVNEGRADYIPIFHHEVPKLFYERRIIPDVALIHVSVPDARGFCSLGVSVDCTRAALSSAKVIVAQVNEHMPRAFGDTVIHSSHIDWAVKYDCPLPCVASTPPNEIELEIGKIIAQRLVDDGATLQLGIGNIPDAVLCSLGNHKDLGVHTEIMGDTMVDLAERGNISNKMKVKHRGRMVASMAIGTKRVYDFLHNNPFVGMCKICTPVSNVFHTPAQCLFTFIEMLTVNYVSDPRVISQQPKMTTINPCIEMDLTGQVCSDSLGCKMYSGFGGQLDFTRGAAMGQDGRGKAIIAFPSVTSKGESKIQPVLKVGGGVVVTRGHAHYIVTEHGIAQLFGKTLRQRANALIQIAHPDHRECLEKAAFERLKANPTKYL; this is encoded by the exons atgttttgtattaattttcgtcGAAACGTCGAGTCAGCGTTCGGTAAATTCACACCGAAAAGACCGTTTAATATGTGTGGCTTAAAATACATACGAGAACCATTGAATCCGTTGAAACGATGTCCACGATGGGTTTGTGTAGAAGATGCGgtaaaaatcataaattcaG AGCACTTGGTTTTTATACAAGGAGGCGCAGCAACGCCTCTAGAATTAATCCGTGCTATGACCGAACATGGTGTTTGCAATAATCTCCGCGGAGTAAGATTGCTCCATATGGCTCTTGAAGGAGACGCGCCTTTCGCAAGTCCTGAATTTCAGA AGCACTTCAGGTCCGTAAGTTTTTACATTGGAGCTAATCTCCGTGAAGCTGTTAATGAGGGTAGAGCAGATTACATACCAATTTTTCATCACGAAGTGCCCAAGCTTTTTTATGAAAGAAGAATCATCCCTGATGTCGCTCTGATTCACGTCAGTGTACCAGACGCACGTGGCTTTTGTTCCCTAGGCGTAAGCGTAGATTGCACGCGTGCTGCGCTGAGTTCGGCAAAAGTTATCGTTG CTCAAGTCAACGAGCACATGCCAAGAGCGTTTGGGGATACGGTCATTCATTCCAGCCACATCGATTGGGCCGTGAAGTACGATTGTCCCTTGCCATGCGTAGCCAGTACTCCCCCAAATGAAATCGAACTGGAAATTGGCAAGATTATAGCGCAAAGGCTAGTAGACGACGGAGCGACCTTGCAACTCGGTATAGGCAATATACCTGACGCTGTTCTCTGTTCCCTCGGCAATCACAAAGATCTAGGTGTTCATACTGAGATAATGGGTGACACGATGGTGGATCTAGCCGAGCGCGGAAACatctcgaataaaatgaaagttaaACATAGGGGTCGTATGGTCGCGTCCATGGCGATTGGTACCAAAAGGGTATACGACTTTTTACACAATAATCCATTTGTAGGTAtgtgtaaaatttgtacaccTGTATCCAATGTCTTTCATACTCCTGCACAATGCTTATTTACTTTCATAGAAATGCTTACGGTGAACTACGTGAGCGATCCTCGAGTAATATCGCAACAACCGAAAATGACTACTATTAATCCCTGCATAGAAATGGATCTTACTGGTCAGGTATGTTCAGACAGTTTAGGCTGTAAAATGTACTCAGGTTTCGGCGGACAGCTCGACTTCACACGTGGTGCTGCGATGGGCCAAGACGGCCGAGGGAAAGCTATAATCGCGTTTCCCTCGGTTACTAGCAAGGGAGAGAGTAAAATCCAACCTGTACTTAAAGTTG GTGGTGGAGTTGTAGTAACCAGAGGCCACGCGCATTACATAGTTACAGAGCATGGAATAGCTCAACTCTTCGGTAAAACGTTGCG